The proteins below are encoded in one region of Bosea sp. BIWAKO-01:
- the ehuB gene encoding ectoine/hydroxyectoine ABC transporter substrate-binding protein EhuB — translation MSFPSRRLALGVAALGLAALSGWTAQAQQPDLKSLSGKTITIGIHNRSPWGYRDKDGNVVGYHPDLVRAALAPLGVKAIEFTVADFGALIPGLLASRFDIIASGVAITPARCQQVLFSEPDLSAGDGLLVLKGNPLKLHSYEDIVKNPNVKLGGGRGTENAKNALAAGVPEDRLLLFPNNEAVVSAMLAGRVDAATLSAPSVAGLMEAGGMNAIERALPFKGYVKPGGQEYMMATAVVFAPKDKELQALYNARLATLKTDGTMKTIMAKYGFTDAEMPPEASTADLCAAKP, via the coding sequence ATGAGCTTTCCTTCCCGGCGCCTGGCGCTCGGTGTCGCCGCCCTCGGACTGGCTGCGTTGAGTGGCTGGACCGCACAGGCCCAGCAGCCGGATCTCAAGAGCCTCTCGGGCAAGACCATCACCATCGGCATCCATAACCGCTCGCCCTGGGGCTATCGCGACAAGGACGGCAATGTCGTCGGCTATCACCCCGACCTCGTGCGTGCGGCGCTGGCCCCGCTCGGCGTCAAGGCGATCGAGTTCACCGTCGCCGATTTCGGCGCGCTGATCCCCGGCCTGCTCGCCAGCCGCTTCGACATCATCGCGTCGGGCGTCGCGATCACCCCGGCGCGCTGCCAGCAGGTGCTGTTCAGCGAGCCCGACCTCTCGGCCGGCGACGGCCTGCTCGTGCTCAAGGGCAATCCGCTCAAGCTGCACAGCTACGAGGACATCGTGAAGAACCCGAACGTCAAGCTCGGCGGCGGTCGCGGCACGGAGAATGCGAAGAACGCGCTGGCCGCCGGCGTTCCCGAAGACCGGCTGCTGCTCTTCCCGAACAACGAGGCCGTGGTCAGCGCCATGCTGGCCGGGCGTGTCGATGCCGCGACGCTGTCGGCGCCGAGCGTCGCCGGGCTGATGGAGGCCGGCGGCATGAACGCGATCGAGCGCGCTCTGCCCTTCAAGGGCTATGTCAAGCCGGGCGGGCAGGAATACATGATGGCGACCGCCGTCGTCTTCGCGCCGAAAGACAAGGAGCTGCAGGCCCTCTACAACGCCAGGCTCGCCACGCTGAAGACCGACGGCACCATGAAGACGATCATGGCGAAATACGGCTTCACCGATGCCGAGATGCCGCCCGAGGCCTCAACCGCCGATCTCTGCGCGGCAAAGCCATGA
- a CDS encoding amino acid ABC transporter permease has product MSFADVLAGIYQGFGVTASVTLLGMAYAVPFAFIAGVLQFSTRGWPHAAITAVIEFWRSSPVIILLYAFYYTLPGFGIRLSGLAVGGLVLGLNIGGYGSQAVRAALQSLDRGQAEAGRSLGFRRWQILLLIELPQALLAMMPTFVNQFIQLVKSTALVSLITLSDMTFRAKEISQLHYDPVKVYTGLLVAYFVLCYPATIVGRWLERKVGAGRKFAHDV; this is encoded by the coding sequence ATGAGCTTCGCCGACGTCCTTGCAGGGATCTATCAGGGTTTTGGCGTCACCGCCTCGGTGACGCTGCTCGGCATGGCCTACGCCGTGCCCTTCGCCTTCATCGCCGGCGTGCTGCAATTCAGCACGCGCGGCTGGCCTCATGCGGCCATCACCGCGGTGATCGAGTTCTGGCGCTCGTCGCCGGTGATCATCCTGCTCTACGCGTTCTATTACACGCTGCCCGGCTTCGGCATCCGGCTTTCGGGCCTCGCGGTCGGGGGGCTGGTGCTGGGCCTCAATATCGGCGGCTATGGCAGCCAGGCGGTGCGGGCCGCCCTGCAGTCGCTCGATCGCGGCCAGGCCGAGGCCGGGCGTTCGCTCGGCTTCCGGCGCTGGCAGATCCTGCTACTGATCGAGCTGCCGCAGGCGCTGCTGGCGATGATGCCGACCTTCGTCAACCAGTTCATCCAGCTGGTGAAGAGCACGGCCCTGGTCTCGCTGATCACGCTCAGCGACATGACCTTCCGGGCCAAGGAAATCTCGCAGCTCCATTACGACCCGGTGAAGGTCTATACCGGCCTTCTCGTCGCCTATTTCGTGCTCTGCTATCCCGCGACGATCGTCGGGCGCTGGCTCGAGCGCAAGGTCGGCGCCGGGCGGAAATTCGCCCATGACGTTTGA
- the ehuD gene encoding ectoine/hydroxyectoine ABC transporter permease subunit EhuD has translation MTFDPAFALSIVPPIARALTTTLAVTLLSCVFAALLGFGLEITRRSSKPMRYAMRFVIDFIRSTPVLVQLYFLYYVLPVYGIKLPALVVGVAALSLYYCGYLAEVFKAGIDGIPRGQFEAAKALGLNRTKTVLLVIAPQMLRNIAAPMGNYFISIFKSTPYLAVIAVPESFGSALDIASDTFRYGEPMAVVGALFLAIAITLSFLIRKFEARLALSAQR, from the coding sequence ATGACGTTTGACCCTGCCTTCGCCCTCTCGATCGTGCCGCCGATCGCGCGTGCGCTGACCACCACGCTCGCCGTCACGCTGCTGAGCTGCGTGTTTGCCGCCCTGCTCGGCTTCGGGCTGGAGATCACCCGCCGCTCCAGCAAGCCGATGCGCTACGCGATGCGCTTCGTCATCGACTTCATCCGCTCCACGCCGGTGCTGGTGCAGCTCTACTTCCTCTACTACGTGCTGCCAGTCTACGGCATCAAGCTGCCGGCGCTGGTCGTCGGCGTCGCCGCGCTCAGCCTGTATTACTGCGGCTATCTCGCCGAGGTGTTCAAGGCAGGGATCGACGGGATTCCCAGGGGGCAGTTCGAGGCCGCCAAGGCGCTCGGGCTCAACCGGACCAAGACCGTGCTGCTGGTGATCGCCCCCCAGATGCTGCGCAACATCGCCGCGCCGATGGGCAACTACTTCATCTCGATCTTCAAATCGACGCCCTATCTCGCGGTCATCGCCGTGCCGGAATCCTTCGGTTCGGCCCTCGACATCGCCTCCGACACCTTCCGCTACGGCGAACCGATGGCTGTCGTCGGCGCGCTCTTCCTCGCTATCGCCATCACGCTCTCCTTCCTCATCCGCAAATTCGAGGCGCGTCTGGCGCTCTCGGCCCAGCGCTGA
- a CDS encoding amidohydrolase, translating to MDQAFLDQLTQWRRQLHAQPELSEHEHATSRFVQEKLTELGIPFVAGVGGTGVVATLSRPGSNRTVGLRADMDALPIQELNTAAYASQTQGAMHACGHDGHTVALLGTAAMLAADEGWKGQVQFIFQPAEENGVGAKAMIQDGLFERFPMERVFSFHNWPGLEAGTIAVHDGPVMAAGGRWSVTLHGLAGHAAIPHQTRDPIVAAGHLIVALQTIVARNVDPVDAVVLSIGQISGGVVSNQIPESVTLLGTLRTYRPEVREAVIKRMESIIAGICEAYGMQADVEILSTGRPIINTPAEAALSVQAGQAIGAPVRRDVRPSTTGDDFSFLIKERPGAYVWIGNGPAGPEGELHNARYDFNDAILPVCVGWMSEVARRALADAA from the coding sequence ATGGACCAGGCCTTCCTCGACCAGCTCACGCAATGGCGCCGCCAGCTGCATGCGCAGCCCGAGCTGTCCGAGCACGAGCATGCCACCTCCCGCTTCGTGCAGGAGAAACTCACCGAACTCGGCATTCCCTTCGTCGCGGGCGTCGGCGGCACCGGTGTCGTCGCGACGCTGTCCCGGCCGGGCTCGAACCGGACCGTCGGCCTACGCGCCGATATGGACGCGCTGCCGATCCAGGAGCTGAACACTGCAGCCTACGCCTCGCAGACGCAGGGAGCCATGCATGCCTGCGGCCATGACGGCCATACCGTCGCCCTCCTCGGCACGGCCGCTATGCTCGCCGCCGACGAGGGTTGGAAGGGCCAGGTCCAGTTCATCTTCCAGCCCGCCGAGGAGAACGGCGTCGGCGCCAAGGCGATGATCCAGGACGGGCTGTTCGAGCGCTTTCCGATGGAGCGCGTCTTCTCCTTCCATAACTGGCCCGGGCTCGAGGCCGGCACCATTGCGGTGCATGACGGGCCGGTCATGGCGGCGGGCGGGCGCTGGAGCGTCACCCTGCACGGGCTTGCCGGCCATGCCGCGATCCCGCACCAGACCCGCGACCCGATCGTCGCCGCCGGGCACCTGATCGTCGCGCTCCAGACCATCGTGGCGCGCAATGTCGATCCGGTCGACGCGGTCGTGCTCTCGATCGGCCAGATCAGCGGCGGCGTCGTCAGCAACCAGATCCCTGAAAGCGTGACGCTGCTCGGCACCTTGCGGACCTACCGGCCCGAGGTGCGCGAGGCGGTGATCAAGCGGATGGAGAGCATCATCGCCGGCATCTGCGAGGCCTATGGCATGCAGGCTGATGTCGAGATCCTGTCGACCGGCCGGCCGATCATCAACACGCCGGCGGAAGCCGCGCTCTCGGTGCAGGCGGGACAGGCGATCGGGGCGCCGGTCCGGCGCGATGTGCGGCCGAGCACCACCGGCGACGATTTCTCCTTCCTGATCAAGGAGCGGCCCGGCGCCTATGTCTGGATCGGCAACGGCCCGGCCGGTCCGGAGGGCGAGCTGCACAATGCCCGCTACGATTTCAACGACGCCATCCTGCCGGTCTGCGTCGGCTGGATGAGCGAGGTCGCCAGGCGCGCGCTCGCAGACGCCGCGTGA
- the metC gene encoding cystathionine beta-lyase — translation MHDLTRCVHHPAVNEEGYASLAVPTHRASTIVYKDAASFAARKYRGFDGYTYGLHGTPTTRTLEAQLTALHGGVRTVLVPSGQAAVTIVMLSVLLPGDKVLIPDHVYPPVRSFCDEYLKPRGIDYGVYDPLIGAGIADLIDDATRLVWVESPGSGTMEVQDVPAIVKAAKAKGVLVGCDNTWATPLIFKPLAHGADFACEALTKYVGGHSDLLLGSVTVSDMALREKMKETLRAFGVGVSPDECQLALRGIETMGLRLTHMGKVSEDFARRLTHSPAVEAVLHPALPSCPGHALWKRDMGRSSGVFSVVLKPVAEAELEAALTALKIFAIGASWGGTRSLIAPMAVKGDRTVSPWTAEGTVLRISIGIEDPDDLWNDLDALLVALERRPAAKVA, via the coding sequence ATGCACGACCTCACCCGCTGCGTTCATCATCCGGCCGTCAACGAGGAGGGCTATGCCAGCCTCGCCGTGCCGACGCATCGCGCCTCGACCATCGTCTACAAGGACGCCGCGAGCTTCGCGGCCCGCAAATATCGCGGCTTCGACGGCTATACCTATGGGCTGCACGGCACGCCGACGACCCGCACGCTGGAGGCGCAGCTCACCGCGCTGCATGGCGGGGTGCGCACCGTGCTGGTGCCGTCGGGCCAGGCCGCGGTCACCATCGTCATGCTCTCGGTGCTGCTGCCCGGCGACAAGGTGCTGATCCCCGACCACGTCTACCCGCCGGTGCGCAGCTTCTGCGACGAGTACCTGAAGCCGCGCGGCATCGATTATGGCGTCTATGACCCGCTGATCGGGGCCGGCATCGCCGACCTGATCGACGACGCCACCAGGCTGGTCTGGGTCGAGTCGCCCGGCTCCGGCACGATGGAGGTCCAGGACGTGCCCGCCATCGTCAAGGCGGCCAAGGCCAAGGGCGTGCTCGTCGGCTGCGACAACACCTGGGCGACGCCGCTGATCTTCAAGCCGCTGGCCCATGGCGCCGATTTCGCCTGCGAGGCGCTGACCAAATATGTCGGCGGCCATTCCGACCTGCTGCTCGGCTCGGTCACCGTCTCCGACATGGCGCTGCGCGAGAAGATGAAGGAGACGCTGCGCGCCTTCGGTGTCGGCGTCTCGCCGGATGAATGCCAGCTCGCTCTGCGCGGCATCGAGACCATGGGCCTGCGGCTCACCCATATGGGCAAGGTCTCGGAGGATTTCGCCCGGCGGCTGACGCATTCGCCGGCGGTCGAGGCGGTGCTGCACCCGGCCCTGCCCTCCTGCCCCGGCCATGCCCTCTGGAAGCGCGACATGGGCCGTTCATCAGGCGTCTTCAGCGTGGTCCTCAAACCCGTCGCCGAGGCGGAACTCGAAGCGGCACTGACCGCGCTCAAGATCTTCGCGATCGGCGCCTCCTGGGGCGGGACGCGCAGCCTGATCGCGCCGATGGCGGTCAAGGGTGACCGGACCGTCAGCCCCTGGACGGCGGAGGGCACCGTGCTGCGCATCAGCATCGGTATCGAGGACCCCGACGACCTCTGGAACGACCTCGACGCGCTGCTCGTCGCGCTCGAACGCAGGCCGGCCGCCAAGGTCGCCTGA
- a CDS encoding amino acid ABC transporter substrate-binding protein, translated as MTRPFIRLAAAALVATCAAASAQAADTLKTIRDRGKIICGTSNGVPGFSTQDAAGRWQGFDIDICRALAVAIFDDSEKAAFVPLSSKDRLIALQAGEIDVLPRTTTWTLARNSGQGVTFTGVNYYDGQGFLVHKSLGVTSATKLDGASICVAQGTTSELNLADFFRRTGMKYEVAAFGTPEEALKAYESGRCDAYTTDVSALSANLLKFRNPDEHAVLPEIISKEPLGPWVRSGDDAWFNLVRWTLFALINAEEIGVTKANARELAANSTNPEIRRFLGRDGRYGEALGVRNDWVVRVVSAVGNYGESFERHLGLNSPMKLQRGPNALWTNGGLQYSPPFR; from the coding sequence ATGACACGCCCATTCATCCGGCTTGCGGCCGCCGCCCTGGTCGCGACCTGCGCTGCGGCCTCCGCCCAGGCGGCGGACACGCTCAAGACCATTCGCGATCGCGGCAAGATCATCTGCGGCACGAGCAACGGCGTCCCCGGCTTCTCGACGCAGGATGCAGCCGGGCGCTGGCAGGGTTTCGATATCGACATCTGTCGCGCGCTCGCCGTGGCGATCTTCGACGATTCCGAGAAGGCCGCCTTCGTGCCGTTGAGTTCCAAGGACCGCCTGATCGCACTCCAGGCCGGCGAGATCGACGTCCTGCCGCGCACCACGACCTGGACGCTCGCGCGCAATTCCGGCCAGGGCGTCACCTTCACAGGCGTGAATTATTATGACGGCCAGGGCTTCCTGGTCCACAAGAGCCTGGGCGTGACGAGCGCGACCAAGCTCGACGGCGCCTCGATCTGCGTGGCGCAGGGCACGACCAGCGAGCTTAACCTCGCCGACTTCTTCCGGCGCACCGGGATGAAATACGAGGTCGCCGCCTTCGGCACCCCCGAAGAGGCGCTGAAGGCCTATGAGTCCGGACGCTGCGACGCCTACACCACCGATGTCTCGGCGCTCTCGGCCAATCTCCTCAAGTTCCGCAATCCCGACGAGCATGCCGTGCTGCCCGAGATCATCTCGAAGGAGCCCCTCGGCCCCTGGGTGCGCAGCGGCGACGATGCCTGGTTCAACCTGGTGCGCTGGACGCTGTTTGCCCTGATCAATGCCGAAGAGATCGGCGTCACCAAGGCCAATGCCAGGGAGCTCGCCGCGAACTCCACCAATCCGGAGATCCGGCGCTTCCTCGGCCGCGATGGCCGATATGGCGAGGCGCTTGGCGTCCGCAATGACTGGGTGGTGCGCGTCGTCTCGGCCGTCGGCAATTACGGCGAGAGCTTCGAGCGCCATCTCGGCCTGAACTCGCCGATGAAGCTGCAGCGCGGGCCGAACGCACTCTGGACCAATGGCGGCCTGCAATACAGCCCGCCCTTCCGCTGA
- a CDS encoding HugZ family protein, with the protein MQLQPTTPITPRGIELNLAAARPFEAMQEARSLLRTARLVALATLDPQSGYPYTMATNLAVEPDGTPFFFVARLAVHARNIEADNRVSLGLAEAGAPDALTRPRLTLVGRAHLIPAAEEADAKERYARRYPKAKLYLDLPDACLYRVEVEALQINGGPAQNANEVTAAALKTELSGAEALMSGASGEIDRLNRSAAELSALAALAGNGPGHWRVSGLDPDGIELSTSRETIRHWFGRRVTNLEPLAGQLKR; encoded by the coding sequence ATGCAGCTGCAGCCGACGACTCCGATCACGCCCCGTGGAATCGAACTCAACCTGGCTGCTGCCCGTCCCTTCGAGGCCATGCAGGAAGCCCGGAGCTTGCTGAGAACGGCCCGGCTCGTAGCCCTGGCAACGCTCGATCCGCAAAGCGGCTATCCCTATACGATGGCGACCAACCTGGCGGTCGAGCCGGATGGCACTCCGTTCTTCTTCGTCGCAAGGCTCGCCGTTCACGCTCGGAATATCGAAGCCGACAACCGTGTCTCGCTCGGGCTCGCCGAGGCCGGCGCTCCGGATGCGCTCACGCGCCCACGCCTGACGCTGGTCGGCCGCGCGCATCTGATCCCGGCTGCCGAGGAGGCTGACGCGAAGGAGCGATATGCCCGTCGCTACCCCAAAGCGAAGCTCTATCTCGATTTGCCCGATGCCTGCCTCTATCGCGTCGAGGTCGAGGCCCTGCAGATCAATGGCGGCCCGGCGCAGAATGCCAATGAAGTGACGGCAGCCGCCTTGAAGACGGAGCTTTCAGGGGCGGAAGCATTGATGTCTGGCGCAAGCGGCGAGATCGATCGCCTGAACCGCTCGGCCGCCGAACTCTCGGCTCTGGCCGCGCTGGCAGGAAACGGCCCGGGCCACTGGCGCGTCAGCGGCCTCGATCCGGACGGGATCGAACTGTCGACCAGCAGGGAGACCATTCGGCATTGGTTCGGCCGCAGGGTCACAAATCTCGAACCGCTGGCCGGGCAACTCAAGCGCTGA
- a CDS encoding NADPH-dependent FMN reductase, with product MVSILGISGSLRRGSYNSALLRAAQASMPDGAELVEGSIAGIPLYNADDEAETGIPPAVQVLKRQLAEADGLILFTPEYNNSIPGVMKNAIDWLSRPASDIGPLFGGRPIATLGASMGGFGTVLAQEAWLPVLRTLGTRPWFEGRMLVSRAQTVFDEAGELNDLATRDRLRAFLVGFSAFATSQAR from the coding sequence ATGGTCAGCATTCTCGGGATTTCCGGCAGCCTGCGACGCGGCTCCTACAACAGCGCCCTGCTGCGGGCGGCCCAGGCGTCGATGCCTGACGGGGCGGAACTGGTCGAAGGCAGCATTGCCGGTATCCCGCTCTACAATGCCGATGACGAGGCCGAGACCGGCATTCCGCCTGCAGTTCAGGTCCTGAAGCGGCAACTTGCTGAGGCTGACGGGCTGATCCTGTTCACGCCGGAATATAACAATTCGATCCCCGGCGTGATGAAGAACGCGATCGACTGGCTGTCCCGCCCGGCGAGCGATATCGGCCCGCTCTTCGGTGGCCGCCCCATCGCCACTCTTGGCGCCTCCATGGGCGGCTTCGGCACCGTGCTGGCACAGGAGGCCTGGCTGCCGGTGTTGCGGACGCTCGGCACCCGTCCCTGGTTCGAGGGACGCATGCTGGTCTCGCGCGCGCAGACTGTGTTCGATGAAGCGGGCGAACTGAACGATCTTGCTACCCGGGATCGCTTGCGCGCCTTTCTGGTCGGCTTTTCCGCTTTCGCGACGTCGCAGGCGCGCTGA
- a CDS encoding cation diffusion facilitator family transporter: MAAHTGSHKVIYAALAGNLLIAVTKFGAAAFTGSSAMLSEGIHSLVDTGNGLLLLYGLRRAARPPDALHQLGHGRELYFWSFIVALMVFAVGAGVSFYEGVIHILDPRRATNLLVNYVVLGLSLVFEGYSWRVALKQFQRTKGKLGYLDAVRQSKDPTVFSVLFEDSAALIGLAIAFVGITAAAWFDQPILDGVASLGVAAVLGTTAIFLARESKALLLGEAATPEVQRAILEIVRADEEVRTVNGMTTVHLGPNEIVVALSLEFEDDLTTSGIEASVERIERRIRATEPAVTSVFIKPRAAVRRA, encoded by the coding sequence ATGGCAGCACATACCGGCTCGCACAAGGTGATCTACGCCGCCCTCGCTGGAAATCTGCTGATCGCCGTGACGAAGTTCGGGGCGGCCGCCTTTACCGGCAGCTCGGCGATGCTGTCCGAGGGCATCCATTCGCTGGTCGACACCGGCAATGGCCTGCTCCTGCTCTATGGCCTGAGGCGCGCGGCGCGCCCGCCTGACGCCTTGCATCAGCTCGGCCACGGTCGCGAACTCTATTTCTGGAGCTTCATCGTAGCCCTGATGGTCTTTGCCGTCGGGGCCGGCGTGTCGTTCTATGAGGGTGTCATCCATATCCTCGACCCCCGCCGCGCGACGAACCTGCTGGTGAACTACGTCGTGCTCGGGCTGTCGCTCGTCTTCGAAGGCTATTCCTGGCGCGTCGCTCTCAAGCAGTTCCAACGGACAAAGGGCAAGCTCGGCTACCTCGACGCGGTCCGGCAGAGCAAGGACCCGACCGTCTTCTCCGTTCTCTTCGAGGATTCCGCGGCCTTGATCGGCCTTGCCATCGCATTCGTCGGCATCACGGCGGCCGCATGGTTCGATCAGCCGATCCTGGATGGCGTCGCCTCGCTCGGCGTCGCGGCCGTTCTGGGAACCACCGCCATCTTTCTCGCCCGCGAGAGCAAGGCGCTGCTGCTCGGGGAGGCCGCGACCCCGGAGGTTCAGCGCGCCATCCTGGAGATCGTCCGCGCCGACGAAGAGGTCAGGACGGTCAATGGCATGACGACGGTCCATCTCGGTCCCAACGAGATCGTCGTCGCCCTGAGCCTCGAGTTCGAGGATGACCTGACCACGAGCGGGATCGAGGCCAGCGTCGAACGGATCGAAAGGCGGATCCGTGCGACCGAACCCGCCGTGACCTCCGTCTTCATCAAGCCCAGGGCCGCAGTCAGGCGGGCCTGA
- a CDS encoding (2Fe-2S)-binding protein, translating to MHDLTINGHSLSVDAPDDMPLLWVIRDILGMTGTKFGCGIAQCGACTVHIDGEPTRSCITAISDAAGMSVTTIEAIGATPAGKAIQAAWLNLEVVQCGYCQSGQIMSASALLAGNPKPTDADIDAAMSGNICRCGTYLRIREAIKQAAAIAGAR from the coding sequence ATGCATGATCTCACCATAAACGGCCACTCCCTCTCGGTTGACGCTCCCGACGACATGCCGCTGCTCTGGGTGATCCGGGATATTCTCGGCATGACCGGAACCAAATTCGGGTGCGGTATCGCCCAATGCGGCGCCTGTACCGTTCATATCGACGGCGAGCCGACCCGCTCCTGTATCACGGCGATCAGCGATGCCGCGGGAATGTCCGTTACGACGATCGAAGCGATCGGCGCGACACCAGCCGGCAAGGCGATCCAGGCAGCCTGGTTGAACCTGGAAGTCGTGCAATGCGGCTACTGCCAATCCGGGCAGATCATGTCGGCGAGCGCGCTCCTCGCCGGCAACCCAAAGCCCACCGACGCCGATATCGACGCCGCCATGTCCGGCAATATCTGTCGCTGTGGCACCTATTTGCGCATTCGCGAAGCCATCAAGCAGGCCGCGGCCATCGCTGGCGCGCGGTGA
- a CDS encoding xanthine dehydrogenase family protein molybdopterin-binding subunit — protein MAHAENLGDHVVSRRSFLHASAAVGGGLMIGWPLQVGAQPAELAQAKPFAPGAFIRIDRMGKVTVISPMIEMGQGTYTSLPMLVAEELDVDMSHVVVEPAPANAKLYGNPLISGVQMTGGSTSIRAFYLPLRHAGAAARKMLIAAAAARLNADAGSLTTQPGYVVHAASSRRIGYGELVDAAAKLTVPSDVTLKDPGSFRIIGTPAKRLDASAKVNGTAIYGIDVRLPGMKIATVAASPVFGGTVASFDEAAALKVPGVHQVAKLDNAIAVIADHYWAAKQGLEACAVRFEDGPHAATSMADIVAALATASERPGAVATNEGDAIAALAKAATRVAAIYEAPFLAHATMEPINCTAEVTSDGCDIWVGSQVPDIAQLVVSKHLGLKPEQVRVHNHLLGGGFGRRLEVDFIAQAALIAKQSKGPVKVVWSREEDIQHDMYRPYYYDRMSAGLDAQGMPVAWNHRIAGSSIMARYFPSAVKDGVDPDAVEGAAEIPYAIANMHVDYVRVEPPGIPTAFWRGVGPTHNVYVVESFIDELAAAAKKDPVEYRRALLAGNPRALHVLERAAQKAGWAKPLGPRQGRGIALSQSFGSYLAEVAEVTVSKSGDVHVDRVVAVVDCGVAVNPNTIAAQIESGVVFGITAALYGEITLRNGRVEQSNFDSYQMLRIDAAPTIEIEIVGSSEAPGGLGEPGTSALAPAVLNAVHAATGIRLRKLPIKPEMLMAG, from the coding sequence ATGGCACATGCAGAAAATCTCGGGGATCACGTCGTTTCGCGTCGGTCGTTCCTCCATGCCAGCGCTGCCGTCGGCGGTGGCTTGATGATCGGCTGGCCCTTGCAGGTGGGTGCCCAGCCAGCCGAGCTCGCGCAAGCGAAACCCTTTGCGCCCGGAGCCTTCATCCGCATCGACCGCATGGGAAAGGTGACCGTCATCTCCCCGATGATCGAGATGGGTCAGGGCACCTACACGTCGCTGCCGATGCTGGTCGCCGAGGAACTCGACGTCGACATGAGCCATGTCGTGGTCGAACCTGCCCCTGCGAATGCAAAGCTCTACGGCAATCCCCTGATCTCCGGCGTGCAGATGACGGGCGGCTCGACTTCGATCCGCGCATTCTATCTGCCGCTGCGCCACGCCGGTGCCGCCGCGCGAAAGATGCTGATTGCCGCAGCCGCGGCCAGGCTGAACGCGGATGCTGGCAGTCTGACGACGCAGCCGGGCTATGTCGTCCACGCTGCAAGCAGCCGCCGGATCGGCTATGGCGAGCTCGTGGACGCCGCGGCCAAGCTTACTGTCCCGAGCGATGTCACGCTCAAGGATCCCGGCAGCTTCCGGATCATCGGCACGCCGGCCAAGCGGCTCGATGCTTCGGCCAAGGTCAACGGCACGGCGATCTACGGCATCGACGTCAGGCTGCCTGGCATGAAGATCGCCACCGTCGCCGCGTCTCCTGTGTTCGGCGGCACGGTCGCATCCTTCGATGAGGCGGCGGCGCTCAAGGTTCCGGGCGTCCATCAGGTCGCGAAGCTCGACAACGCCATCGCCGTCATCGCCGATCACTATTGGGCGGCGAAGCAGGGCCTCGAGGCCTGCGCCGTCAGGTTCGAGGATGGACCGCATGCGGCCACCTCCATGGCCGACATCGTGGCCGCCCTGGCAACGGCTTCGGAAAGACCCGGCGCCGTTGCCACAAATGAAGGTGACGCGATCGCCGCCCTCGCCAAGGCCGCGACCAGGGTTGCGGCGATCTACGAGGCCCCGTTCCTGGCCCACGCCACGATGGAGCCGATCAACTGCACCGCCGAGGTCACGAGCGACGGCTGCGATATCTGGGTCGGTTCGCAGGTACCCGATATCGCCCAGCTCGTCGTCTCGAAACATCTCGGGCTGAAGCCGGAGCAGGTGCGGGTTCACAACCACCTGCTCGGCGGCGGTTTCGGGCGCCGGCTCGAAGTCGATTTCATCGCCCAGGCGGCGCTCATCGCCAAGCAATCCAAGGGCCCGGTCAAGGTTGTCTGGAGCCGGGAAGAGGACATCCAGCACGACATGTACCGGCCGTATTACTATGACCGCATGAGCGCCGGGCTCGATGCCCAGGGCATGCCGGTCGCCTGGAACCACCGCATCGCCGGCTCGTCGATCATGGCCCGCTACTTCCCGTCGGCCGTCAAGGACGGCGTCGATCCCGACGCGGTCGAAGGAGCAGCGGAAATCCCCTACGCCATTGCAAACATGCATGTCGATTATGTCCGGGTCGAACCTCCGGGTATTCCGACCGCGTTCTGGCGCGGCGTCGGTCCGACCCATAATGTCTATGTGGTCGAGAGCTTCATCGACGAACTCGCCGCGGCCGCGAAGAAGGACCCGGTCGAGTATCGACGCGCCCTTCTGGCTGGAAATCCGCGTGCGCTCCATGTGCTGGAACGTGCCGCGCAGAAGGCAGGATGGGCCAAACCGCTGGGGCCACGCCAGGGGCGCGGCATCGCCTTGTCGCAATCCTTCGGCAGCTATCTCGCCGAGGTCGCCGAGGTGACGGTCTCGAAGAGCGGCGATGTCCATGTCGACCGCGTCGTCGCGGTCGTCGATTGCGGGGTCGCAGTCAATCCCAACACCATCGCGGCGCAGATCGAGAGCGGCGTCGTCTTCGGCATCACCGCGGCCCTGTACGGCGAGATCACCCTTAGGAATGGCAGGGTGGAGCAGAGCAATTTCGACAGCTACCAGATGCTGCGCATCGATGCGGCCCCGACGATCGAGATCGAGATCGTTGGGAGTAGCGAGGCCCCTGGCGGCCTTGGCGAACCCGGCACCTCGGCGCTCGCGCCCGCCGTGCTCAATGCAGTCCATGCGGCCACCGGCATCCGGCTCCGCAAGCTGCCGATCAAGCCCGAGATGCTGATGGCGGGATGA